CTTCATCGGAGATCTTAGTACTGTCTATTATGTGCTGTAACACATTTTCAACATTGTCTGCCGATGGAATAAAACTATTATACGAAGCTATCTGATGATTTACTATACTTCTTTCTCTAAAGAACGCATCAATTACATTTTTCATATTTTAATACACCTTTTTAATTTTATTTTTTTAAAATAGCTGGTTACTGTTCAACTACAGTTCTATAAACTATAGTCTTCCCGGCCACAGTGCTGTCCCGTATTATCTTTACAATTCGTCCAGACTCTATCGGCCCATAAATTTTTTCAAGTATCTTTACCGCTGGATCAGATCTATAAATTTTCGGCAGTAAACTCTTATCAACTGATAGTTCTTGAAGTATCTTTTCTTCCTCCTCTCGGGGAACTAAATAATGTTCAGGAACTAATTCATGTTCTAGGACATTAAATTTTTTCATATTATTATTACTCCTTTAAACTTATTACGGGTCCGAGGGGATTTGAACCCCCGGCCACCTGGTTAAAAGCCAGATGCTCTACCGTACTGAGCTACGGACCCAGCTATTTTTAATTGAATGCTTTTTCATACATACATAAGTATCATATAAATTTTATGGTGTTTTATGGCTTTAAACAGCAATTGACAAAGTACCCTGATTTTCACATTTTTGGTCATAAAACACGCAGTTTAAAGTATCTGGATATAAAAGCGAAAAATACATTAAATTTATCACTCTTTACCAAACCGGTCAAGGATCTCAATACCATTTTCTCTTACTAAAATATGGTTTTTAACTCTTATCCCACCTCTGTTATGTATATATATTCCAGGTTCTAAAGTAAATATCATGTTCCTCTCTAATATATCTGATGTACCGGGATAGATCATTGGCTTGTAAAAGCCACCAAGTGCATGGCCAGTGTAATGTTCATACTCAAATCCTTTCCTCTTTAATCTGGATCGTATAAAATCATCAAGATTCTGCATTTCAGAGCCAGGGAAAAGCATCGAGGTAGCAGATTGCAGTACATCGTTCAGAAAATTCAGTTTTTCTGCCCAAAAACTATCAAAATTCGTGAATATCATTCTGCCAATAGAGCCAGAATAGCCTCTGTATACTGGAGCAGTATCTATTAAAATCATCTCGTTTTCTTCAAGCCTCTTTTCCGATGCAACACCCATTGGATATGCTGTTCTTTTCCCAAACAATACGACCGTAGGATAAAGATAATGATCAATTCCTAACTTTTCCAAGTTAAAATCAATTTCTGCCTTTACCTCATATTCACGCAATCCTATTTTTATTGATTCTACAGCCTTGTTCAAAGATATATCAATTTTTTCAGTCAGCTCTCTGAATACTTTCAGATCTTCTTCCATTGGTTTTTTAAGTATGTCGCTTAATATATCCGTAATATCGAAAGTCTCTTTAAAAATATGCTTTGTTGCATAAACCCTGCCTCTTATCAGTTTTTTCAGCTCCATTTCTGGATCTTTAGTAATAATTATGTCGTGATTCAATCTCAAATTTTCAAGCTCTTCTTCAAAGACCTTGTGAGCTATTATTTTGATGTCCGCGCCTGTTACTAAAAGATAGCTTAAACTTTTCGTGCCCAAAAATTTCAATAGCTCTGGGGCCTCAGAGTCTATAACTGCAACATCATCTTTTAATTTTCTTTGTAACAATCTCAATCTTATATCATTAGGGTCCATCAAAAATAGAATAAAAATAAAAAGTATAAAAATGTTGGTTATTTTATAAAGTTTCCAACCTTTCTGATACAATTGCTGTCTAGCATGCATTTAATCTTCATTTTTGCGCTATCTATGTTTATAGATGCATCGTTAAACAGCTCGTCATGGCTCTTCTTTATTCTTGCCACACCCTGATCTATTGCCTTTTCGGCCACTGCTGTTGCTTCTCTCGCAAACAAATATGAATTTTCCATTGTTGGAACAATATAATCCTCTCTCAGGCCCTCTTCCTCCGCAACTGATGCTATTGCCATGCTTGCGGCTATTGCCATCTCATCAGTGATCGTTTTTGCTCTGA
This Thermoplasmata archaeon DNA region includes the following protein-coding sequences:
- a CDS encoding DNA-directed RNA polymerase subunit H; translated protein: MKKFNVLEHELVPEHYLVPREEEEKILQELSVDKSLLPKIYRSDPAVKILEKIYGPIESGRIVKIIRDSTVAGKTIVYRTVVEQ
- a CDS encoding M24 family metallopeptidase, coding for MDPNDIRLRLLQRKLKDDVAVIDSEAPELLKFLGTKSLSYLLVTGADIKIIAHKVFEEELENLRLNHDIIITKDPEMELKKLIRGRVYATKHIFKETFDITDILSDILKKPMEEDLKVFRELTEKIDISLNKAVESIKIGLREYEVKAEIDFNLEKLGIDHYLYPTVVLFGKRTAYPMGVASEKRLEENEMILIDTAPVYRGYSGSIGRMIFTNFDSFWAEKLNFLNDVLQSATSMLFPGSEMQNLDDFIRSRLKRKGFEYEHYTGHALGGFYKPMIYPGTSDILERNMIFTLEPGIYIHNRGGIRVKNHILVRENGIEILDRFGKE